A single region of the Tigriopus californicus strain San Diego chromosome 8, Tcal_SD_v2.1, whole genome shotgun sequence genome encodes:
- the LOC131885771 gene encoding uncharacterized protein LOC131885771, with the protein MVDSSFVIPGDECQVNPLYCNDGLSFSIWEKITYDSNILLDTGEGAQSKKYIISSGAEYDPVTGRAYPGFAIYHQGVDLVDVVSTGEEVWELRVTGQLHNDTWHNIGIRFTKPDLTDTKTPMHKLGGLELFVNLERVGHSLLPEFTEAGSSSFSPVEGYTINGSPPPVIMVGCHYDHANAKFDHFSGAEFDEIALWSRKLGTNATHDETIFFFGGFEAEFTKVNPQQFKALLNNADLANDHEAEIANEILEAMLLTQPTTVPPIPTRTTVVGGNGSAGGGTSPSTAKDAKTTTDPNAKTTTSARSRFDTAKSMLALQNVMSTMLNVDKVSGIKSPSRVEARFPLAIVASKIVAGSTANIDKWNAVYEEYPEMEGAPRTIRELQEYMVAWVGATNTSSDEATNFFKPDRDAMEYATSGEDFVMNAHKLPPKEFRREIRLRYPKYDGLEWLVNKGKWPNAKDSFTIPTGMFKNQEGCNDIPVSFVTSIFNNLAKVFPRKRNPAHIRGDDWEVDSKVITVNVGASVDSADYDEADLETVKQCRADPDYMRENPIRATFYHKEASSARLQSRHLTSTWFSSTNRDGIEVRHCVWWNEGFGSSGAWDPVECKVVETSDEKTTCECHEFGSFAVIRELSQPIEIDDDCFILQVLKYIGIGFSVILLSGMILVIVGSKKVWDMFHVLRMNIGICWNFAICLHILTDFDSIRDDETPNLVVGFLMMYCYTASAIWTFCEAHATFKAFTAGIISGRTKIYYPLAYGAPFIPLGVFFILYNEDLGLDPRCFVGWNDEAKAMYILFNVGVSVAAVACAIVILFNMARPQTKRTNVVMDLRSQAHGTIWVCFITLFLWIFAGITYLHDREGDQPDPYCVFSVLLGWFGVILFLLLGVASRKFRLGVKSRQKPKNNIDESHVVSDQTIEESIPEEQGADGIPEDTGDPESAHESEDDNNIENDEEAQWDQPDLPIPEEA; encoded by the exons ATGGTGGATTCGAGTTTTGTTATCCCAGGGGACGAATGTCAAGTGAATCCCTTGTACTGCAACGATGGATTGTCTTTCTCCATCTGGGAAAAGATCACTTACGATAGCAACATTCTCCTTGACACTGGTGAGGGCGCCCAATCTAAGAAGTACATCATCAGTAGTGGAGCAGAGTATGATCCCGTTACCGGCAGAGCCTACCCCGGATTTGCCATCTATCACCAAGGTGTGGATTTGGTGGACGTGGTTAGCACCGGTGAAGAAGTATGGGAACTACGCGTGACGGGTCAACTTCACAATGACACTTGGCATAACATCGGGATACGTTTCACCAAGCCCGATCTCACGGATACTAAAACTCCCATGCACAAATTGGGAGGCTTGGAACTCTTTGTCAACCTGGAACGGGTGGGACATTCGCTTCTACCCGAGTTCACAGAGGCGGGGTCCTCGAGCTTTAGCCCGGTCGAAGGATATACCATCAACGGATCACCACCCCCGGTCATCATGGTTGGGTGTCATTATGATCATGCCAATGcgaaatttgatcatttctCGGGAGCGGAATTTGACGAGATCGCACTTTGGTCCCGGAAACTGGGAACAAATGCCACTCACGACGAGACGATCTTCTTTTTCGGTGGTTTTGAAGCCGAATTCACCAAGGTTAATCCACAGCAGTTCAAGGCTCTCCTCAACAATGCGGACCTGGCAAATGACCACGAAGCTGAGATTGCCAATGAGATCTTGGAGGCTATGCTGCTCACACAACCCACAACCGTCCCACCCATTCCAACTCGAACCACAGTGGTAGGTGGGAACGGATCCGCAGGCGGAGGTACAAGTCCATCCACCGCAAAAGATGCTAAGACCACCACAGATCCTAATGCCAAAACCACCACGAGCGCGAGAAGTAGATTTGATACGGCAAAATCCATGTTGGCCCTGCAAAATGTGATGAGCACAATGCTGAACGTGGACAAAGTTTCTGGTATTAAATCACCATCTCGAGTGGAAGCGAGATTCCCTTTGGCGATTGTAGCCAGTAAGATTGTGGCCGGAAGCACTGCTAATATCGACAAATGGAACGCAGTCTACGAAGAGTACCCGGAAATGGAGGGAGCTCCTCGCACCATTCGAGAGCTTCAAGAGTACATGGTGGCTTGGGTGGGAGCCACGAACACCTCGAGTGATGAGGCCACGAACTTCTTCAAGCCAGACAGAGATGCCATGGAATACGCCACTTCCGGAGAGGATTTCGTCATGAATGCACACAAATTACCGCCTAAGGAGTTCCGACGCGAGATTAGACTTCGATATCCGAAATACGATGGATTGGAATGGCTGGTTAACAAGGGTAAATGGCCAAATGCGAAAGATTCATTTACCATACCGACCGGGATGTTTAAAAACCAGGAGGGTTGCAATGATATTCCGGTCTCGTTTGTGACGAGCATTTTCAACAACTTGGCGAAAGTCTTCCcgagaaaaagaaatcctGCTCATATCCGTGGCGATGATTGGGAGGTGGATAGTAAGGTCATTACGGTTAATGTGGGAGCTTCTGTGGATTCAGCTGACTACGACGAAGCCGATTTGGAAACCGTCAAACAATGTCGAGCGGACCCAGATTATATGAGAGAAAACCCAATCCGAGCCACTTTCTATCATAAGGAAGCTTCCTCGGCTCGATTGCAATCTCGACACCTCACCTCAACATGGTTTTCCTCTACCAATCGCGATGGAATCGAAGTTCGACATTGTGTCTGGTGGAACGAAGGGTTCGGCTCATCAGGAGCTTGGGACCCGGTGGAATGCAAAGTCGTGGAAACGAGTGACGAAAAGACCACGTGCGAATGTCACGAGTTCGGCTCATTTGCCGTCATTAGGGAGCTCTCACAGCCCATAGAAATTGACGACGACTGTTTCATTCTCCAGGTCTTAAAGTACATTGGCATTGGATTCAGCGTCATTCTTCTCTCTGGCATGATTCTGGTAATTGTGGGCTCCAAAAAGGTCTGGGATATGTTCCATGTTCTCAGAATGAACATAGGAATTTGTTGGAACTTTGCCATCTGCCTGCATATTCTAACCGATTTCGACTCGATCCGTGATGATGAGACTCCCAATCTTGTGGTTGGTTTCCTCATGATGTATTGCTACACGGCCTCAGCCATTTGGACCTTCTGTGAAGCACATGCCACCTTCAAAGCCTTCACTGCTGGAATTATCAGTGGAAGAACAAAGATCTACTATCCGTTGGCATATGGAGCTCCATTCATACCCTTGGGAGTGTTCTTCATTCTCTACAATGAGGACCTCGGTCTCGATCCGAGATGCTTCGTTGGCTGGAACGATGAAGCCAAAGCGATGTATATCTTGTTTAACGTGGGCGTTTCTGTGGCTGCGGTAGCTTGCGCTATTGTAATTCTCTTCAACATGGCGAGACCGCAAACGAAACGAACCAATGTGGTGATGGATCTTCGCTCTCAGGCCCATGGTACAATTTGGGTCTGCTTCATAACCTTATTTCTTTGGATTTTCGCCGGGATTACGTACCTCCACGATCGAGAAGGTGACCAACCTGATCCTTATTGCGTATTTTCCGTTCTCTTGGGCTGGTTTGGAGTGATCTTGTTCCTACTTTTGGGGGTGGCCTCAAGGAAATTTCGCCTAGGGGTGAAGAGCAGGCAAAAGCCCAAG AACAATATCGACGAAAGCCATGTGGTTTCTGACCAGACTATAGAGGAATCCATTCCTGAAGAACAAGGAGCAGATGGCATTCCTGAAGACACAGGCGATCCAGAATCCGCTCATGAATCCGAGGACGACAACAACATCGAAAATGACGAAGAAGCACAATGGGACCAACCGGATCTGCCCATTCCAGAAGAGGCGTAA
- the LOC131885772 gene encoding sodium-dependent neutral amino acid transporter B(0)AT3-like gives MANFSQLRRRQSSREILFRHQLHDDLEGRARHHSVSGRPTPQFQRQLSETPEHDELASLMWEMRPRYATSAGELKRKHKRDRLRRESGQRHESGDKNESGPLPVPKKTHLDTIKDEVEPPSRVSSTHSFVQPPDPEGGETREAWDSKITFILATIGYAVGLGNVWRFPYLAQKNGGGAFLIPYWIMLFAEGLPIFLLELAIGQRLRKGSIGVWKQMSPYLGGIGIASGVVSFNVALYYNTIIAWCLNYFVRSFQFPLPWSICPPLNSSFTEETAANSSNFIPVEECGLSSPTQYFWYRETLNISDDIENPNNFNWIICLCLLASWVLVYLCMVKGITENPSVIYVTAIYPYVVLIIFFVRGLTLEGMEDGVLHFFTPRWERLADPLVWLEAGTQIFFSLGLAFGGLIAYSSYNPVNNNCTRDALLVAFTNCCTSMFAGVVIFSIMGFKANVVHKECLALQNTTLLNYFQTTDIVVPEDGFVLYTTPEGELLNKSVPFCSLAKELDNSASGTGLAFILFTEAVNQFPFGNLWAIMFFLMLFTLGLDSQFGTLQGVIQCVIDLKLMPNVRKEVLTGVICGACLVISMVFSHGSGNYIFTLFDNFAGSIPLLVIALMECIAVAYVYGIKRFCDDIELMTGNRPNLYWMICWKYVSPIAMSLILVASLLDMAINGSGYEAWDSVSGLKTMKSWPLWAQGMALFLISLSILWIPIVALLKYCGITLLKPEPAGWFPGEELKSFYQIEDYKPTKVEKTLFGMRDDGSEGLCFPTMPQDHVAPPTRPTIKTGGDDEENIM, from the exons ATGGCAAACTTCTCGCAACTACGTCGACGACAATCGTCTCGGGAGATCCTCTTCCGTCATCAATTGCATGATGATCTAGAAGGGCGGGCTCGCCATCACTCTGTCTCTGGCCGGCCAACCCCTCAATTTCAGAGGCAGCTCTCGGAAACACCGGAGCATGATGAATTGGCCTCGCTCATGTGGGAAATGCGACCTCGATATGCAACCAGTGCTGGCGAGCTCAAGAGGAAGCATAAGCGAGACCGCTTGCGACGAGAG AGCGGACAGAGGCATGAATCTGGGGACAAGAATGAGAGTGGTCCATTGCCAGTTCCGAAGAAAACTCACCTCGACACCATAAAGGATGAAGTCGAACCACCTAGTCGAGTGAGTTCCACCCACTCATTTGTCCAGCCGCCCGATCCAGAAGGTGGAGAGACACGTGAAGCGTGGGATTCCAAGATCACCTTCATTCTAGCCACCATTGGATATGCAGTGGGTTTGGGGAATGTCTGGCGGTTTCCATATTTGGCTCAGAAGAATGGCGGTG GTGCGTTCCTGATCCCCTATTGGATCATGCTATTCGCTGAGGGATTGCCCATTTTCCTCCTGGAACTGGCCATAGGACAACGATTGCGAAAAGGTTCAATTGGAGTGTGGAAGCAAATGTCCCCTTATTTGGGAGGAATTGGAATCGCCTCTGGTGTCGTCTCGTTCAATGTTGCCTTGTATTATAACACCATCATCGCTTGGTGTCTCAACTATTTCGTTCGC AGctttcaatttcctcttccATGGAGTATTTGTCCTCCCCTCAATAGTTCATTCACCGAGGAAACGGCCGCAAATTCCTCGAATTTCATTCCAGTGGAAGAATGCGGG TTGAGTAGCCCGACCCAATACTTCTGGTACCGCGAAACCTTGAACATATCCGACGACATTGAGAATCCAAACAACttcaattggatcatttgCTTGTGTTTGTTGGCTTCGTGGGTCTTGGTTTATCTCTGCATGGTGAAGGGAATCACTGAAAACCCCAGTGTGATTTATGTGACTGCCATTTATCCCTACGTTgtcctcatcatcttctttGTTCGTGGATTGACTTTGGAAGGAATGGAAGATGGAGTCCTGCACTTCTTCACGCCAAGG TGGGAACGTTTGGCTGACCCGTTGGTTTGGCTTGAGGCAGGGACACAGATCTTCTTCTCCCTGGGTCTCGCTTTCGGGGGTTTGATTGCTTATTCATCCTACAACCCTGTCAATAACAATTGTACACGCGATGCCCTACTCGTGGCTTTCACCAACTGCTGCACCTCCATGTTTGCTGGTGTTGTCATTTTCTCTATCATGG GTTTCAAAGCCAATGTTGTCCACAAGGAATGTTTGGCTCTCCAAAACACGACCCTTCTTAACTACTTCCAAACCACCGACATCGTTGTTCCCGAAGATGGATTTGTTCTCTACACCACTCCTGAGGGAGAACTCCTGAACAAGTCTGTTCCTTTCTGCAGCTTAGCGAAAGAACTTGACAAT TCTGCCAGTGGCACTGGGTTGGCTTTCATTCTCTTCACTGAGGCCGTGAACCAATTCCCCTTTGGCAACTTGTGGGCAATCATGTTTTTCCTCATGTTGTTCACTTTGGGTCTGGACTCTCAATTTGGAACCCTCCAAGGTGTCATCCAATGTGTAATCGATTTGAAACTAATGCCCAATGTTCGGAAAGAGGTCTTGACAG GGGTCATTTGTGGTGCTTGTCTGGTTATATCAATGGTATTCTCACATGGGTCTGGAAACTACATCTTCACTCTTTTCGATAACTTCGCCGGTTCCATCCCGTTACTTGTTATTGCTCTAATGGAGTGCATTGCAGTGGCGTATGTGTATGGGATAAAGAG ATTCTGCGATGACATTGAGCTCATGACTGGAAACCGTCCCAATTTGTATTGGATGATTTGTTGGAAGTACGTCTCTCCAATTGCAATGAGCCTCATTCTCGTAGCCTCATTGCTTGATATGGCCATCAATGGCTCCGGTTACGAAGCATGGGACAGCGTTTCGGGCCTTAAAACCATGAAATCGTGGCCCTTGTGGGCCCAGGGAATGGCTCTTTTCTTGATCTCTCTCTCGATCCTCTGGATTCCAATAGTGGCTTTGCTAAA GTATTGCGGAATTACTTTATTGAAACCCGAGCCCGCTGGTTGGTTTCCCGGTGAAGAGCTGAAAAGTTTCTACCAAATTGAAGACTATAAGCCCACGAAAGTGGAGAAAACTCTTTTCGGAATGCGTGACGATGGATCCGAGGGATTGTGCTTTCCCACCATGCCCCAAGACCACGTGGCCCCCCCTACTCGACCCACGATCAAGACTGGAGGAGACGACGAAGAAAATATCATGtga
- the LOC131885773 gene encoding sodium-dependent neutral amino acid transporter B(0)AT3-like, producing the protein MANISQLFRRQSSRQDSLCRSLSRNQAANVEGQDLGPQQPVWQQKRRRGFHGKINPQDAKDQMEMASLMWEHRPKYADIASGKKKTRNYADVVAGRTYKAKQDPGTTKDEIGPRNQDEKQNDDTGEKEGAISSHERSDGDSERDKFKPPPGEERGEAWDSKITYVLATVGYAVGLGNVWRFPYLAQKNGGGAFLIPYLVMLLIEGLPIFLLELAIGQRLRKGSIGAWKQISKYTAGIGITAGIVSFNVALYYNAIIAWCLHYFARSFQYPLPWSVCPGNEGNLTEEVIPLFNECQASSPTQYFWYRETLNVTADIDDIGDFNFIIFACLLLAWLIVYFCMVKGITENPRVIHVTAIYPYVVLIIFFIRAMMLEGMSDGVIYLFNPKWEMLYSPIVWLEAGTQIFFSLGLAFGGLIAYSSYNPVNNNCTRDAILVAATNFSTSIFAAIVIFAIMGFKANNIHKECLVKQNDTLVELFGTYDITVPESGIVEHIDLDGILVNKSVPFCDLMKELDQSASGTGLAFILFTEAVNQFPFGNLWAVLFFLMLFTLGLDSQFGTLQGVIQCAIDLKILPNLRKELLTALICGLGLVLSLVFCHGAGNYVFTLFDNFAGSVPLLMIALSECIAIAYIYGLKRFSDDIEMMTGRRPSLFWLICWKYLAPLAMLGILGASVVDMFVNGSGYEGWDAEIGRATKNPWPTWALGVALCLVFLPVMFIPLVAFLEFFGINLPMLSAEEEGWFPVDELKDHYGIKEHNPTKIERFVLGIREDGSEGVFFPAFPHNNCKTADIEENQ; encoded by the exons ATGGCCAATATTAGCCAACTTTTTCGACGTCAATCCTCACGACAAGACAGTTTGTGCCGATCGCTTTCGAGAAATCAAGCTGCAAATGTGGAAGGCCAAGATTTGGGTCCACAACAACCTGTTTGGCAACAGAAGAGACGACGCggttttcatggaaaaatCAATCCCCAAGATGCCAAAGACCAAATGGAAATGGCTTCTCTGATGTGGGAACACCGCCCAAAGTATGCCGATATTGCCTCAGGAAAGAAAAAG ACTCGTAATTACGCCGATGTTGTCGCTGGAAGAACATACAAGGCCAAACAAGACCCCGGGACCACCAAAGACGAAATTGGCCCCAGGAACCAGGACGAGAAGCAAAATGATGATACAGGCGAAAAG GAAGGAGCAATTAGTTCCCACGAAAGAAGCGACGGAGATTCCGAAAGAGACAAATTCAAACCTCCTCCAGGCGAAGAACGTGGAGAGGCTTGGGATTCTAAGATCACGTACGTTTTGGCAACTGTCGGGTACGCTGTTGGGTTGGGCAATGTCTGGCGTTTTCCATACTTGGCCCAAAAGAATGGTGGAG GAGCTTTCTTGATTCCGTACTTGGTGATGCTTCTCATAGAGGGTCTTCCCATATTCTTATTGGAGTTGGCTATTGGTCAGCGACTGCGGAAAGGGTCTATTGGAGCATGGAAGCAAATCTCGAAATACACGGCTGGCATTGGCATCACGGCTGGGATTGTTTCGTTCAATGTGGCCTTATATTACAATGCTATTATTGCTTGGTGCTTGCACTACTTTGCCAGA AGCTTTCAATATCCACTTCCCTGGAGTGTATGTCCAGGAAATGAGGGCAATCTGACGGAGGAAGTAATCCCATTGTTTAACGAATGTCAG GCGAGTAGCCCGACTCAATACTTCTGGTATCGGGAAACATTGAATGTGACTGCCGATATCGATGACATTGGGGATTTCAACTTTATCATCTTTGCTTGTCTCCTCTTGGCTTGGCTTATTGTCTACTTTTGCATGGTCAAGGGCATCACGGAAAATCCACGGGTGATCCACGTGACCGCAATCTACCCATATGTGgtcctcatcatcttctttATTCGTGCCATGATGCTGGAAGGAATGAGCGATGGAGTGATCTATCTCTTCAACCCCAAG TGGGAAATGCTCTATAGTCCAATTGTTTGGCTGGAGGCTGGAACACAAATCTTCTTCTCGCTTGGCTTGGCATTTGGAGGCTTGATAGCCTATTCCTCGTACAACCCAGTGAACAATAACTGCACTAGAGATGCGATTTTGGTAGCTGCGACCAATTTTTCGACTTCAATTTTTGCTGCCATCGTCATTTTTGCCATTATGG GTTTCAAAGCCAATAACATCCACAAAGAATGTCTTGTTAAGCAGAACGATACTCTCGTGGAACTCTTTGGCACATACGATATAACAGTTCCCGAGAGTGGGATTGTTGAGCACATAGACTTGGATGGCATCTTAGTGAACAAAAGCGTACCTTTTTGCGACCTCATGAAAGAACTCGACCAG TCGGCAAGTGGCACCGGTTTGGCTTTTATTCTTTTCACGGAGGCAGTgaatcaatttccatttggaaaCCTGTGGGCTGTACTGTTCTTTCTCATGTTGTTTACATTGGGCCTCGATTCCCAGTTTGGAACTCTTCAGGGAGTGATCCAATGCgccatcgacctcaaaataTTACCAAACCTTCGAAAAGAGCTCCTCACAG CCCTCATTTGTGGATTGGGATTGGTCTTATCTTTGGTGTTTTGTCACGGGGCAGGAAACTACGTTTTCACACTCTTCGATAATTTCGCCGGGAGCGTTCCTCTACTGATGATTGCACTATCTGAATGCATTGCTATCGCCTACATCTATGGACTGAAAAG ATTTTCAGATGATATCGAAATGATGACAGGTCGACGCCCTTCCCTTTTCTGGCTCATTTGTTGGAAGTACTTGGCGCCATTAGCCATGTTAGGTATTTTGGGGGCCTCCGTGGTAGATATGTTTGTCAATGGTTCTGGATATGAGGGATGGGATGCTGAGATTGGCAGGGCCACAAAGAATCCGTGGCCAACTTGGGCTCTTGGAGTGGCTCTTTGCTTGGTATTTCTCCCCGTGATGTTTATTCCTTTGGTAGCATTTTTGGA ATTCTTCGGAATTAATCTCCCGATGTTGTCTGCCGAAGAGGAGGGATGGTTTCCGGTGGATGAGCTGAAGGACCACTACGGAATTAAGGAACACAATCCAACAAAAATTGAACGGTTCGTTTTGGGAATCAGAGAGGATGGAAGTGAAGGGGTCTTTTTCCCAGCTTTTCCGCACAACAACTGCAAAACCGCTGATATCGAAGAAAACCAGTAA
- the LOC131885777 gene encoding phospholipid phosphatase 3-like has translation MGNVLVFGLLVAATLIMRKGYWSPVRTGFFCGDMSIHHPIKPESSPSNLLLVGGIVVTFVMLALTDVLEMKPFTKDSKRENIKRCLGRSLSSFGLYLFGLCLSVFLTELGKRFSGVLRPNFLAVCRPNVTCSNEADLFEYHINYECLGDDSSSRKSFPSGHASFIAYMAVFIFLYQENRPLSKCCVLLKPMIQIVPISIAWVTGLSRVTDHVHHPSDVLCGFILGGVVGVWACRLTLNRTCYSGEPESSVPQIEKQMSMKPSQYTSVTETLSNQNNSAEVLVS, from the coding sequence ATGGGAAATGTGTTGGTTTTCGGACTGTTAGTGGCCGCCACATTGATCATGAGAAAAGGATACTGGTCACCAGTTCGAACCGGGTTCTTTTGTGGGGATATGTCCATACATCACCCCATCAAGCCAGAATCTTCACCGTCCAACTTGCTTCTAGTTGGTGGCATCGTGGTCACTTTCGTCATGTTGGCCTTAACTGACGTGTTAGAAATGAAACCTTTCACCAAAGACtcaaagagggaaaacatcAAGCGATGCCTTGGACGCTCTCTATCCTCCTTTGGTTTGTACTTATTTGGTCTTTGTCTGAGTGTATTTCTGACGGAACTGGGGAAGCGATTCTCCGGTGTCCTTCGTCCCAACTTTCTGGCGGTTTGCCGGCCCAACGTCACATGTTCCAACGAGGCTGATCTTTTCGAGTACCATATCAACTACGAGTGTCTCGGAGATGATTCCTCCTCAAGAAAGTCTTTCCCTTCGGGCCATGCCTCGTTTATCGCTTATATGGCAGTATTCATCTTTCTCTATCAGGAAAACAGGCCTTTAAGCAAGTGTTGTGTGCTGCTCAAGCCCATGATCCAGATAGTGCCCATTAGCATTGCTTGGGTTACTGGGCTCTCGCGCGTAACGGATCACGTCCATCACCCATCGGATGTTTTGTGCGGATTCATCTTGGGAGGTGTGGTTGGAGTGTGGGCTTGTCGCTTAACTCTCAATAGAACTTGCTATTCGGGTGAACCTGAATCTTCGGTGCCCCAGATCGAAAAACAAATGTCCATGAAGCCCTCACAATATACGTCCGTAACAGAGActttgtcaaatcaaaataattcgGCTGAAGTATTAGTTTCGTGA